The genomic interval CCGGCGAAAGGCTCGGGGTCCAAAGACAGCCCAGGCCATGTCAATGGAGCGGGTGAACAACTCTTCAAGGTGTTTCAGCGCTGCGTCAGACGGGTCACGGTGGTCTTCCAGTTCCCGGTTCATCACCTGCTTCATGTTGCCCCGGTAATGCAGGTGCGTCAGCCGTTGGAGCGCAAAAAACCGCAGAATTAGCTGTCGGTCGGCCATCCGATTGTGTGGGGCACTCAGACCCTGGATGTCCAGGAACGGTTTGTACTGGCTGATCTGAGCGAGCAGGGTGTTGTACCGGCCGCGGTAGACGCAATTACGGAGCTCCTGGTCATTCAGCTTTTCGGCGCCGAGATTGAGCCGCTCAAACACTTCAAATTTGACGTCTGGGTGGGACTCAGCCTTGATGACGATGACCCGCAGGGTGGCCTCAAGAATCAAGTTCTGCGTCGCGCTGTCCAGATCGGAAAACCGCTTGCCGTTCAGTTCATTCAGCACCTGCAGGCCACTGAGTTTGAAGTCCCGTTTCTGCCCGCTGGGTCCGGGAAAGGTCCCGGCCACGAAGGCGCTGATGCTGGTGAGCCGCTGCTGTCCGTCCACGACGTCCTGTTTGCCACCAGCAGCTTCGGCCACATACACCACGGGAATAGGAATGTTCAGCAGCAAAGACTCAATCAAGCGGCTGGCCTTGGTGCTGTTCCAGACGAAGTTGCGCTGAAACTCAGGCTGCAAGATCAAAGCCCCGCGACTAATCCTCCCACACAGCGTTTCTACGGGCAGATCTTGAATGACCGTTTGCACCCGCCGCTCGTGCTTGGGAATGTCCAGGGCCGGTAGGTCCTGCTCGGGGGTGTCACTGTTCAGCGTGTCGGGCTCATTCCGGCCTTGGGTGTCCAGCATGACGTTCACTGTATCCAACGGCGGGCGGCATACCGGGCAAAAACTGGCGGCGATGGGAGTATCCACACGAACTTGTGGCGCGCGGTTGACCCCTCTTCCTCAGGCCACCGGCTCCAACGCCGCAAGCGCGCCGCTCACCTGCTGCATGATGTGCCAGGCGACCTGGCTGGGGTTGAGCCCCGACGGGTGCAGCAGGAACGGCACCCCTGCCTCGCGGGCAGCTTCACGCAGCGACGCGTGGGCGTGCGCTCCCCACCGCAGCGCGAAAATCGCCAGTGCAGTGCCGGGCTGCCGCAGGTGAGGCGCCGCCTGCAGGCCGTGGTCGTAGCGCCGCGACGGAATCCAATCCAGGTCTGAGAGCCCCAGCGCCTCCACCAGCGCCTGCCGGTGGGCCGGGTCCGGCACCCCTCCCAGCAGCACCACCCGCCGGCCCCGCAGCAGCCGGCGGGCCTGACTCACGTGCACCGGCCACGCCGGTGTCTGCATCACCCGGGCAGGTCGCGACTCCGGCACAGTGAGCACCGGCACAGGGTCCGCCGTGGTCACCGGCTCGTCTAGAGGCACAGCCACCGGCCGCGCTTTCACCAGCTGCACCTGCTGGGCATACGTGGTCACCGCGTCATCCAGCTGAGCCGGAGTCAAGGGCACCGATGCCAGGGGAACCGTCACCCCAGCGGCCCGGATCAGCCCGGCCAGCGTCTCCAGTTCTGGGAGCCCATGTCCCTGACGGCGCACCACGCCCGCCAGGTGACCGGCCAGCTGATGCAGTGACGTCCACAGCCCCAGGTGGTCCGGGGCCGAGTCCAGCAGGGTCAGGTTCATGACCACCAGGTGCAGGGCGTGTTCGAGGGTGAGGGCGTCGTCTGGACGCCGGGGGGGCCAGGCCCAGAGGGGGTCCACTCCGCCGAGTTCCGCCGCGGCAGCTAGGGTGGCACTGAGGGCCATGCCCTGGCTGCGGGGCGAGGTGACCAGCGCCCAGCGCGCCACCAGGGTCAGGCGCACCTGATCCCGGGCCGAGAGCGGCTGGGGCCGCTCATGCAGGTCGTCAAACATGGTCCAGAGCACGTCATCGGTGGTGCGGCTGTACGCCGTGGCGTGCCCCGCCGCCACATGCCGGGCCCGGCGCAGGGCGTGCGCAGCGTCGAGCAGGGCGTTTGGTGCGACCGGCACGACCGTTCCCGGCTGAAACGCCCAGAGTCGGGGCCGACCGATCTCCCGGTGGAGGGCCTGCAGCTCGGTCCACAGGGCCCGCAGCTCGCCGGCGGGGGCGCAGCGCCGGGCGGCCAGGCTCTGGGCGCTCAGGACCACGCTGGCGGCGGCGGTCAGCAGGTCCAGCACGTCCAGATTTGGCAGCTGTCCGCGCGCTTTGGTCCACAGAGCCAGGGTGGCCCCCAGTGCCAGGGCGTGAGCGAGATCGTCCGCCACCGCGTTCTCGCCGAAAGGCCGCGCCGGTGTCTCGCGGGGCTGAGCCCAGGCCTCCAAGCGGGTGTGCCGCTCAGGTACCGGCCCTTGGTCAAAGGGCGGCCCGACCAGCGCAAACCGGTCGGTGGGCGCTGGCGCCATCAGGAGATCCAGCCAGACGGGCAGCGTGCCCTCCGTGAACGCTTCGTCCACCGTCAGGCCACTCTGGTGGGCGAGGGTCAAGAGCACCAGAGCCGCTTCGGGGAGTTCCTCTAGAAACAGCGCGGAGCCGTCTCCAGGCACACCGGCCTGCTCCAGCCGTTTCTCCAGGCGCAGGGCCAGAGGCGTGCAGCTGAGATCCACGGTGTACAGCGTCAGGACCACCCCCAGGGCCCAGTCGTGGGTCTCAGGCGTCCAGCGGACCCGGGCGGTGTCTAAGAGTCGCCAGACGAGGGCACTGAGCCGCAGGAGCAGCGCCGCGCGCACCACGGCAGCGGTGCCCTGGGCAAAGAGCTGCTGGGCCCAGCCTGGGAGGTCCGGGCCGCCCTCCGGGTGGGTGTCCAGCCAGTCCTGGAGCTGCTGCGCAGCGGCGTCAATCTCCCGCGCCTCCACGGGCATCTGGTCGAGTGGCCGCAGGCTTGGGGTGGGGGGCCGTGCCGGTCGAAGCGCCATGCCGCTCACGGTGTGTGCGCGCGAGTGGCGGGCACAAGGGGAAGAGCGTCACCCGCCTGACCGGCGGGTGTGCAGCCGTCTACCGCACCCTTGAGTTCGCGAACAAAACTCTCGCGCCGTCAAGCTGCGGTCGAGGAGGCTGTATGCACACCCTAACCGCACTTCACCAAGTCCCCCTGACCACTGGCCCGCGGACCCTGTCCCTTCACGCGCCAGAAGTGGCGTTTACGGCCGCTGTGGCCCTGTCGGGGGGCGACGTGTGCGGGGTGCAGAGCCCCGTGACCCCCAGCTGGCACACCACCCTGCGTCAGCATGGGGTTCACCCGGCCACCCTGGTCGACGCCCAGGATCAGGCCCGCCACCTGGGCCAGGCGCTGGCCTACCTTCAGCGCCGGGGCGTGATCACCGCCGAAGAACTCGCGCACCTGGCCCAGGAACGCCTGCTGCACGCCCTGCTGCCCCTGTTGCCCTACCGGGTGGAGATGACGATTCGCCCCAGCGCGGGGGCGCCCCTGGAACAGACCCCCCGGGTTCCGGTGCTGGAGGGGGTCAAGGCGTTGGCGGCGCTGCAACCGGCGGGCCGCCCCGTCCATCTCTCTTTACAACAGGCGTACGCGGCGTCCCCCGCCCAGGTGGTGCTGGAAGACGACGGCACGCCGGCGGCGCTGGTCTACCGCGCCGCCCTGCAGGGGATGACTCTGCAGGAGATGGCCCGGCGCCTGCCGCTGCGGTGGGATGAGTTGCGGCGCACGGTGCTGACGCTGACCGCCGCCGGTGACATCTGGCCGGCCGAACAGACCCGGCCTGGCCGCGTGCAGCCTCAGCTCCAGGCGGGCGAACTGGCGCCCGACTTCATCCTGCCCGCCCTGGTCGGCCCCCCGGTGCGGTTGTCCTCGCTGCGGGGCGGGCGCGTCTGGTTGAGCTTCAACCGCCAATCGACCTGCGCCATCTGCAATCCGCACCACGCCGCTGTGATCGCCGTCCAGCCAGGGCTCAGGGCGGCCGGCGTGCAGACGGTGAGCATCTGGGGCAGCAGTGTGGCTGACCTGGCCGGCGGCATCGGGCGGCAACATCCGCCGTACGCGGTGCTGGCGGACCCCGGCGACGTCACCTATGACCGCTACGGCCTGCACCGCAGCCTGAGCGGCACCCTGGACCCGCGCAATGTGGCCACGATGGTGAAGGGCTTCCGGATGATGGGGGCGAAGGCCCTGAAAAGTGACGGGGAGCTCCTACGGATGCCGGCGGAATTCCTGATCGAGCCGGACGGGCGGGTCTCG from Deinococcus multiflagellatus carries:
- a CDS encoding redoxin domain-containing protein, giving the protein MHTLTALHQVPLTTGPRTLSLHAPEVAFTAAVALSGGDVCGVQSPVTPSWHTTLRQHGVHPATLVDAQDQARHLGQALAYLQRRGVITAEELAHLAQERLLHALLPLLPYRVEMTIRPSAGAPLEQTPRVPVLEGVKALAALQPAGRPVHLSLQQAYAASPAQVVLEDDGTPAALVYRAALQGMTLQEMARRLPLRWDELRRTVLTLTAAGDIWPAEQTRPGRVQPQLQAGELAPDFILPALVGPPVRLSSLRGGRVWLSFNRQSTCAICNPHHAAVIAVQPGLRAAGVQTVSIWGSSVADLAGGIGRQHPPYAVLADPGDVTYDRYGLHRSLSGTLDPRNVATMVKGFRMMGAKALKSDGELLRMPAEFLIEPDGRVSRAHYAAFGADFLPLEDVLAWAQS
- a CDS encoding GmrSD restriction endonuclease domain-containing protein; translation: MLDTQGRNEPDTLNSDTPEQDLPALDIPKHERRVQTVIQDLPVETLCGRISRGALILQPEFQRNFVWNSTKASRLIESLLLNIPIPVVYVAEAAGGKQDVVDGQQRLTSISAFVAGTFPGPSGQKRDFKLSGLQVLNELNGKRFSDLDSATQNLILEATLRVIVIKAESHPDVKFEVFERLNLGAEKLNDQELRNCVYRGRYNTLLAQISQYKPFLDIQGLSAPHNRMADRQLILRFFALQRLTHLHYRGNMKQVMNRELEDHRDPSDAALKHLEELFTRSIDMAWAVFGPRAFRRYQPGTATQPDGMWEERLNFALWDTLLYTFSFYQKSDIIPNADRIYEEFLDVMTYDATFAEYVTSTGDKADRVRYRADTWRRRMDAVVGPPRSDSRTFSRKLKKALFEADSSCAICSQQIQTLDDAEVDHIVHYWRGGQTIPENARLTHRYCNRARGGRED